In Abyssibacter profundi, a single genomic region encodes these proteins:
- a CDS encoding transposase, whose protein sequence is MTDDRMALRALLEKGSHADLLREMVELVAQRLMDFVVESLCGAGHGERSQERINHRNGYRDRRWETRAGAVDLKIPKLRRGSYFPAFLEPR, encoded by the coding sequence ATGACCGACGACAGGATGGCGCTGCGCGCACTGCTTGAAAAGGGTTCTCACGCCGATTTGCTGCGCGAGATGGTGGAGCTGGTGGCGCAGCGGCTGATGGACTTTGTGGTGGAATCGCTTTGCGGTGCTGGCCACGGCGAGCGCAGTCAGGAGCGGATCAATCACCGCAATGGATACCGCGACCGGCGCTGGGAGACACGCGCCGGGGCGGTGGATTTGAAGATCCCCAAGCTTCGCCGGGGCAGCTACTTTCCGGCGTTTCTGGAGCCGCGCC